The Methylopila sp. M107 genome contains the following window.
CGCCGCCGTGCGCGATCCGGACAAGGCGAAGGACTTGGCGGCTGCGGGCGTCGCCGTCCGCGCCGCGGACTACGACCGGCCCGAGACGCTCGCCGAGGCGTTCGCCGGCGTCGGCAAGCTCCTGCTGATCTCTTCCAGCGAGGTCGGCCGCCGCGTCGCGCAGCACCAAGCCGCGATTGCGGCCGCGAAGGCCGCCGGTGTCGGCCTCATCGTCTATACGAGCGTGCTCCGCGCCGACGTCTCGCCGCTCGGACTTGCCGAGGAGCATCGCCAGACGGAGGCCGCGCTGGCGGGCTCGGGCGTTCCCCACGTCCTGCTCCGCAACGGTTGGTACACGGAGAACTATTCGGTCTCCGCGCCCGTCGCCGTGCAGCTCGGCCTGTTTCTCGGGAGCGCGGGGGAGGGGCTTATCGCCAGCGCCTCGCGGCAGGATTTCGCGGAAGCCGCCGCGGCCGTGCTGACCTCGGGCGAGCCGCAGGCCGGGCGGATCTATGAGCTTGCCGGCGACCAAGCCTACACGCTCGCCGACTTCGCCGCCGCGGTCGCGGAAATCTCCGGCAATCCGGTCGCTTACAGGGATTTGCCCGAACAGGACTATAAGGCGGCCCTGCTCGGTTTCGGTCTTCCGGAGCCGGTCGCCGGGCTGATCGCGGACTCCGACGTCGCGGCTTCGAAAGGCGCGTTGTTCGACGATGGCCGCTCGCTCGGTCGCCTGATTGGCCGCCCGACGACGCCTTGGCGCGACACGATCGCGGCGGCGCTGAAGGGGTGAGCCTTCGTGACCTTCGTGGCCTGCGCGGCGCCTCGGCCGCGCAGGCCCACGCCCGCGTTCGATTGCGGCTCTCCCGCCCCCGCGCTAGACGAGCCTGATGCCGTCATCGTCCGCGCCCGACACGTTCCGCATCGCGCTCGCGCAAGCGAACCCGACCGTCGGGGACGTCGCGGGCAATCTCGCGCTCGCGCGGCGGAGGCGGGCGCAGGCGGCGGGGCAGGGCGCCGACCTCATCCTGTTTACAGAGCTCTTCCTCGCGGGCTATCCGCCCGAAGACCTCGTACTGAAACCCGCATTTCAGGACGCCTGCCGCGAGGCCTGCGAGGCGCTGGCGCAGGACACCGCCGACGGCGGGCCCGACGTGCTGGTCGGCCTGCCCTGGCGCGAGGGCGACCGGCTGACCAATGCGGTCGCCCATCTGGCGGGCGGGCGCGTCATGACCGTCCGTCACAAGGTCGAACTGCCGAACTACGGCGTGTTCGACGAGAAGCGCATCTTCCACGCTGGCGCGCTGCCTGGCCCGGTGACGGTGCGGGGCGTGCGCGTCGGCGCGCCGATCTGCGAGGACATCTGGAGCGACGAGGTCGTCGAGTGCCTCGCCGAGACCGGCGCGGAGATCCTGCTGTCGCCGAACGGATCGCCCTACTGGCGCGGCAAGCACGACGCGCGCGTCAATATCGTCGCCGCGCGGGTCGTCGAAAGCGGGCTGCCTCTCGTCTTTCTCAACCAGGTCGGCGGACAGGACGAACTGGTCTTCGACGGCGGCTCGTTCGGCCTCAACGCCGATCGGTCGCTCGCCTTCCAGATGCCGAGTTTTTCGGCGCAGCTTGCGGTGGTCGACTGGACGCGGACCTCGGACGGCTGGACCTGCGTCGGGGGGGCGAAGGCGACGGTGGACGAGGACGAGCGCGCGGACTACCGGGCCTGCGTGCTGGGCCTTAGGGACTATGTCGGGAAGAACGGCTTCCCGGGCGTCGTCCTCGGCCTGTCGGGCGGCGTCGATTCCGCGCTTTGCGCCGCGATGGCGGTGGACGCGCTGGGCGCCGGCAAGGTCCACGGCGTAATGCTTCCCTATCGCTACACATCGGACGAAAGCCTTGCGGACGCAAAGGCCTGCGCGGCCGCGCTCGGGCTGCGCTACGACGTCCTGCCGATCGCTAAGGCGGTGGAAGGGATCGAGGCGAGCCTCGCGGGGCTGTTCACAGGCGTCGGCCGCGACGTAACCGAGGAAAACATCCAGGCACGCGCGCGCGGCGCGATCCTGATGTCGATCTCCAACAAGTTCGGGTCCATGGTGGTGACGACCGGCAACAAGTCCGAAATGTCGGTCGGCTATGCGACGCTTTACGGCGACATGAACGGCGGCTTCAATCCGATCAAGGATCTGTACAAGACCGAAGTCTTCCGGCTCTGCGCGCTGCGGAACCGCTGGAAGCCGGACGACGCGCTGGGACCGGACGGCGAGGTCATCCCGGCCAACATCCTGACGAAGCAGCCGACCGCGGAACTCCGCGAGGGACAGAAGGACGCCGACAGCCTGCCGCCCTATGAGGAACTCGATCCGATCCTGATCGGCCTCGTCGAGGACGAGGGCCGCGTCACCGATCTCGTGGCCCGCGGCCATGATGGCGCGACGGTGCGGCGCATCGAACGGCTGCTTCATCTCGCCGAGTACAAGCGCCGGCAGGCCGCGCCAGGCGTCAAGGTCACGCCGCGCAACTTCGGGCGGGACCGGCGCTATCCGATCGTGAACAGGTTTCTGGATGGCGGGTGAGGCCATGACCACGCTGCGCTTCGCGCCGTCGCCGACCGGCTTTCTGCACCTCGGCAATGCCCGCACTCTGCTGCTCAACGCGCTGATGGCGCGCAAGGCGGGCGGGCGGTTCATGCTGCGCATCGACGACACGGACGCCGAGAGGGTGCGCGAAGAATTCGTCGAGGCGATCCGGGAGGACCTCGCCTGGCTCGGACTGGCGCCGGCCATGGAGGTCCGCCAATCGCAGCGAACGGCCCTCTACGAGGCCGCCTTCAGGGCGCTCGGCGAGCGCGTCTACCCGGCTTACGAGACCGAAGAAGAGCTCGACCGCGCCCGGCGGCTTGCGCGCGCTTCGGGTCGGCCGCCGGTCTACGACCGTTCGGCGCTGAAGCTGACGCCCGAAAAACGCGCCGCCTTCGAGGCCGATGGGCGGAGGCCGCATTGGCGGTTCCGGCTGTCGGGCGGCCGCGTCGGCTGGCTGGACGGCGTGCGCGGCCATCATGAGATCGATCTCGACAGCCTGTCGGATCCGATCATCCGTCGCGACGACGGCACGTTCCTCTACGTCTTCACCAGCGTCGTCGACGACGCCGACCTTGGCGTCACCGAAATCGTCCGCGGCGAGGACCATGTCGCGAACTCGGCCGTGCAGCTCGACATGTTCGCGGCGCTCGGCGCGGCGCCGCCTGCTCTGGCGCATCACAATCTGCTGACGAGCGGGGACGGCGACGGCTTGTCCAAGCGGCAGGGCAGCCTGTCGCTGCGCACGCTGCGCGGCGAGGGGATCGAGCCGCTCGCGGTCGCGGCCTACGCCACGCTGATCGGTTCGGCCGAGGCGGTGCGGCCTGTCGACAGCCTTGACGAGCTGGCCGGTCTCGTCGATCTCGCGCGCCTGTCGCGGGCGCCGGCGAAGATCGATCCGGAAGAACTCGCGGCGCTTTCGGCCAAGACCGTGCACCGTCTCGACTTCCATGCGGCCGCGCCGCGGCTGGTCGGCATGGGCGTGGCGGGCGGCTCCGGTTTCTGGGAGACCGTTCGCGGCAATCTCCGAACCGTGGCGGAAGCCGCCGACTGGTGGAGGATCGCGACGACCGACGCGGCCTTCTCTCCGCCGCCCGACGACGACGCGCCATGGCTTGCGGAGGCCGCGAAGCTGCTTCCGGAAGAGCCGTGGGACGACGCCGTCTGGAAAGCCTGGACAGGCGCGGTCTCCGCCGCGACTGGCCGCAAGGGCAAGGCGCTGTTCGCGCCGCTGCGGCTTGCGCTGACAGGGGAGGCGGGAGGGCCGGAGCTTGCCCGGCTGCTGCCTTTCATTGGGCGCGCGCGGGCGCTGCGGCGTCTTACCCGCGACGGCTGAAGGGACGCATTTCGTGTCGCTCCGTCCGCCCGGCTCCTTCGCCCTGCTTCATTCGCTCGCGACCGGCGCGGATTCGATCGACGCCGAAATTCTCGCGGAGAAAGCGGCGGCGCTCGGACGCTCCGGCGAAGCGGCCGCGAAGGCTCTTGCGGCCTACCGCGCCGCCGCCGGCGAGGCGCGCACGGCGCTCGCCTATGCGGCGGCTGAGGCCGTGCTCGCTCTGTTCATCCAGCGCGAGCTGACCGGCATGCGCAGCCACGCGGACGTCATCCGTCAGCTCGACATTCCGTCCGCAGTGCTCGGCAAGATCGGCGCGAAACCGCCGGCGCCCGACTGAAGGAGCCGCCGGGCGGCGGCATCGCCCGCGAGCCGGCCCATCGCGAGGCAGGCGTGCAGCAGATAGCCGCCGGTCGGCGCCTCCCAGTCGAGCATTTCGCCGATCACATAGATTCCCGGCCTGCGCTTCAGCATGAACGTTTCGTCGACCTCGTTGAGCCTGACGCCGCCGGCCGTCGAGATCGCCCGCTCGAGGCCAGACACGCCGATGAGCTCGAGCGGGGTCGCCTTGATGCGGCGCGCCAGGGCCTCGGCGTCGGCCGGAAGCGGGCCGGCCTCCCGAAGCAGGCCGGTTGCGACCGGAGCGAGTCCGGCCGCCTTGGCGAGATGCGTCGAGGTCGAGCGCTTGCCGCGCGGCGCGGCGAGCCGCTCGGCGAGCTGGTCGATCGAAATGTCGGGGCGAAGGTCGAGTTCAACAGTCGCGGCGCCGTCGCGCGCGACGGCCTCCCTGAGCGAGCGCGAAAAGGCGTAGACGAGCCCGCCCTCTATGCAGCCTGCCGTGACCATCGCTTCCCCGCGCAGACGTCGTCCTTCGAAGGACATGCCGATGCGTTTCAGGGGCTGCCCCGCGAACCGCTCGGCGAACGGCGTCGACCAGGCGACCATGAAGCCGCAATTCGAGGGGCGGAGTTCGGAGACCGCGACGCCGGCCCTGCGGAAGGCTTCCGCCCAGCCGCCGTCGCCGCCGAGACGTGGCCAGCTGGCGCCGCCGAGCGCGAACACGACGATTTCCGCGTCGAACGTTTCCTGTTGGCCGTTGCGTTCCACGATCTGTGCGAGGTCTTCTCCGAAATCCGCCCATCGGATTTGGGTCTGGAACCGGACGCCCAGCCCGTCCAGCCGGCGCAACCACGCGCGCAGCAAAGGGGACGCTTTGAGGGATATCGGAAACACCCGCCCGCTTGATCCGACGAAGGTCTCGACGCCGAGCCCTTGGCACCACGCGCGGAGTTCTTCGGCGGGGAACGCTTCCAGCGTCGGCGCCAACCGGACGGCTGCGTCACCGTAGCGCGACACCAGACGATCGGTAGGCTCGGAGTGCGTGAGGTTAAGCCCGCCACGTCCAGCCATCAGCAGTTTTCGCGCCGGGGATGGCATCCGATCGCACACCGTGACCGCAATCCCCGCAGTGGCGAGACGTTCGGCCGCCATCAAGCCGGCCGGACCAGCTCCGATCACCAGCGCGGGCGCCGTTTCTCGCCGCGTTGTTTCTCTCAATAGTTGTGGAGGTTGCAGGGTGATCTCTTGTGCGGTCATCGATTGACGATAAAACGATTCGACGAGGCGATTTGCTTTTTGAACTTACTTGTCCAATTCATAAGCGCTCTCAAAAAATCCAACGCCACAGAGCGCTCGTATAGGTCGCATTTCGCCAGTTGGCGGCAATCGCGGTTCAGCAGCCCGGCCGGGCGGACTGAATTGTGTCCTCCAATACAAGAGCCGAGCGTCCTATCAAATCGCTTATCATCGGACGGGGATTATGCCGTATCTCATAAGCCTGAAAAATAAATCGAAAGAGATCACTCTATTGGCCGCCAGCGCGATTGAAGCGCTTGTTCTGATCGAGACCTATTCGGCGAACGGCTATTCGAGGGTCGGGATGATCGATACCGGACAAAATGTATCTATATCTATTGAAGATTTGAAAGCGCGTGCAGAGTCAGGCCACAATTGAGCAGTGCTCTTCTGTCAGTTGACGAACTCTCGCGCTTTGTAGCTCAGCCCGGCCGCATTCACCCACTGCTGCCAGTGTCGAGACAGGGCCGCAAACGCGCTGTCGACGTCTTGCTCCAATCCGCCGAATTCCAGTGACGGAGCGGTCTCATCCAGTCCAGTATCCACAACGCCGAATAACGCCCAGTACCAATGCCCGTCATTAGCGCTCGTGAGTCCGCCTATGGCGACTTTGTCGGAGTAAATTGTGACGGTTGCTCCGTCATGGCTCCGAACCTTGTTTAGCATCAGAAAGCTTCCCCGAATTCGCCGTTCGTATTTCAACCGATAAACGCTCAAATCTTCTTGCGGTTCCGAATGTGCGGCAATTTGGCGCGAGGTTTGCTGAGGTCGGCGCCTTGCCGGCGGAAACATCCGCTTAGTTCCTCCATGTTTGTTATGCGCCGCCGCGGGGAGGCGGCGACGAGCCGTCGCGGATCGTTGAACTGCGCATCAGACTCCCTGAAAAACGACCTCGTCATTTTGTAAATCGGCGATGTCTATCGCGCAATATGTGATGTCTATCGACCATTTGTTACAATGGGTTGCACTGCTTTGCGACGGCTTCCCCAGTGGTGGACGCGAAAACCGCATCCACGCGGTTCGCCGCGCCGCTCGCGCCATGACGGGCCGCGGCGCGACAAGCGGGTCGGATCGGATTAAATCATGATGTGACGTGTTCCGCGCGCAGCGGAGCATCTGCAAGAGGACGTGTCCGAAATGGCGACCGCACTGCGCTGGCTGCTTGCCCCCGTCTGGGCCGCACAGATCTTCACGGGAGCCAAGTCCTTCTGCGACAATCGCATCCTCGGCGATCCGAAACTGAACGAGCGCGGTCTTCACGTCTGGCGGATTCGTCTTGCGAACAAGATGGCCGACATGCGCCGGGCCAAACTGGCTGAGCGGCTCGATCCGGCCGACCGCGACGAGTTCGCCCGCAACGGCTTCATTCTGAAAAAGAATTTTCTACCCGACGATCAGTTTCATGCGCTCGTGGCGGAGATCGCCAACACCGAGGCGCCGGTTCGCGAGATGAAACAGGGCGACGCCATCACGCGCCGCATCGCGCTCGATCCCGAAATTCTCAAACGAATGCCGGCCACGGAGAAGACGGTAAACGGCGAGGCGTTCCAAAACCTCGTGCGCTACGTCGCGACCTATGACGCCGAGCCGATCGTCTACATCCAGACGGTGTTCGCGCAGGTCGACAAGTCGGCGGTCGATCCGCAGACCTCCGTGCACGCCGACACCTTCCACCCGACGATGAAGGCGTGGCTGTTCCTGCACGACGTCGAGGAGGATCTTGGGCCGTTCGTCTACGTGCCAGGCTCACATCGCCCGACCAAGCGCCGGCTCGCCTGGGAGCGCCGGATGAGCGTCAGGGCCTCGAAGCTCGACCGGCTGTCGCAGCGCGGATCGTTCCGCGTCAGCGCCAAGGACCTCAAGGCGATGCATCTACCGCCGCCGCAGAAATTCGCGGTGCCGGCCAACACGCTCGTGGTCGCCGACACCTCAGGGTTCCACGCGCGAGGCGCGAGCCTCAGGCCTTCGACCCGCGTGGAGATCTGGGCCTATGCGCGGCGCAACCCCTATCTGCCGTTCGCGGGGCTCGACCCTTGGTCGCTCAAGCCGCTCAAAAACCGGCAGGCCCCGATCTTCTGGGCGGCGCTCGACCGGCTGGAGAAATTCGGCCTCGGCAAAAGCCCGTGGCGCGCGCGGGGAACCATGACGGCCGCGACGCCCCCAAGCGCAGCCGCCAAGAGCTGACCAGCTCTTAGCGGGGCAGGCCGGATGACGGTCTTCGTCGTTCTGTTCCGGGGCGTCG
Protein-coding sequences here:
- a CDS encoding SDR family oxidoreductase, translated to METQELIAVTGATGQLGRLVVAELLKSRDPSRIVAAVRDPDKAKDLAAAGVAVRAADYDRPETLAEAFAGVGKLLLISSSEVGRRVAQHQAAIAAAKAAGVGLIVYTSVLRADVSPLGLAEEHRQTEAALAGSGVPHVLLRNGWYTENYSVSAPVAVQLGLFLGSAGEGLIASASRQDFAEAAAAVLTSGEPQAGRIYELAGDQAYTLADFAAAVAEISGNPVAYRDLPEQDYKAALLGFGLPEPVAGLIADSDVAASKGALFDDGRSLGRLIGRPTTPWRDTIAAALKG
- a CDS encoding NAD+ synthase, with product MPSSSAPDTFRIALAQANPTVGDVAGNLALARRRRAQAAGQGADLILFTELFLAGYPPEDLVLKPAFQDACREACEALAQDTADGGPDVLVGLPWREGDRLTNAVAHLAGGRVMTVRHKVELPNYGVFDEKRIFHAGALPGPVTVRGVRVGAPICEDIWSDEVVECLAETGAEILLSPNGSPYWRGKHDARVNIVAARVVESGLPLVFLNQVGGQDELVFDGGSFGLNADRSLAFQMPSFSAQLAVVDWTRTSDGWTCVGGAKATVDEDERADYRACVLGLRDYVGKNGFPGVVLGLSGGVDSALCAAMAVDALGAGKVHGVMLPYRYTSDESLADAKACAAALGLRYDVLPIAKAVEGIEASLAGLFTGVGRDVTEENIQARARGAILMSISNKFGSMVVTTGNKSEMSVGYATLYGDMNGGFNPIKDLYKTEVFRLCALRNRWKPDDALGPDGEVIPANILTKQPTAELREGQKDADSLPPYEELDPILIGLVEDEGRVTDLVARGHDGATVRRIERLLHLAEYKRRQAAPGVKVTPRNFGRDRRYPIVNRFLDGG
- a CDS encoding glutamate--tRNA ligase; translated protein: MTTLRFAPSPTGFLHLGNARTLLLNALMARKAGGRFMLRIDDTDAERVREEFVEAIREDLAWLGLAPAMEVRQSQRTALYEAAFRALGERVYPAYETEEELDRARRLARASGRPPVYDRSALKLTPEKRAAFEADGRRPHWRFRLSGGRVGWLDGVRGHHEIDLDSLSDPIIRRDDGTFLYVFTSVVDDADLGVTEIVRGEDHVANSAVQLDMFAALGAAPPALAHHNLLTSGDGDGLSKRQGSLSLRTLRGEGIEPLAVAAYATLIGSAEAVRPVDSLDELAGLVDLARLSRAPAKIDPEELAALSAKTVHRLDFHAAAPRLVGMGVAGGSGFWETVRGNLRTVAEAADWWRIATTDAAFSPPPDDDAPWLAEAAKLLPEEPWDDAVWKAWTGAVSAATGRKGKALFAPLRLALTGEAGGPELARLLPFIGRARALRRLTRDG
- a CDS encoding DUF6665 family protein, producing MSLRPPGSFALLHSLATGADSIDAEILAEKAAALGRSGEAAAKALAAYRAAAGEARTALAYAAAEAVLALFIQRELTGMRSHADVIRQLDIPSAVLGKIGAKPPAPD
- a CDS encoding TIGR03862 family flavoprotein, which encodes MIGAGPAGLMAAERLATAGIAVTVCDRMPSPARKLLMAGRGGLNLTHSEPTDRLVSRYGDAAVRLAPTLEAFPAEELRAWCQGLGVETFVGSSGRVFPISLKASPLLRAWLRRLDGLGVRFQTQIRWADFGEDLAQIVERNGQQETFDAEIVVFALGGASWPRLGGDGGWAEAFRRAGVAVSELRPSNCGFMVAWSTPFAERFAGQPLKRIGMSFEGRRLRGEAMVTAGCIEGGLVYAFSRSLREAVARDGAATVELDLRPDISIDQLAERLAAPRGKRSTSTHLAKAAGLAPVATGLLREAGPLPADAEALARRIKATPLELIGVSGLERAISTAGGVRLNEVDETFMLKRRPGIYVIGEMLDWEAPTGGYLLHACLAMGRLAGDAAARRLLQSGAGGFAPILPSTADGMSS
- a CDS encoding phytanoyl-CoA dioxygenase family protein yields the protein MATALRWLLAPVWAAQIFTGAKSFCDNRILGDPKLNERGLHVWRIRLANKMADMRRAKLAERLDPADRDEFARNGFILKKNFLPDDQFHALVAEIANTEAPVREMKQGDAITRRIALDPEILKRMPATEKTVNGEAFQNLVRYVATYDAEPIVYIQTVFAQVDKSAVDPQTSVHADTFHPTMKAWLFLHDVEEDLGPFVYVPGSHRPTKRRLAWERRMSVRASKLDRLSQRGSFRVSAKDLKAMHLPPPQKFAVPANTLVVADTSGFHARGASLRPSTRVEIWAYARRNPYLPFAGLDPWSLKPLKNRQAPIFWAALDRLEKFGLGKSPWRARGTMTAATPPSAAAKS